The following is a genomic window from bacterium.
GAAATTTATACGGGTTTAAAAGAAAAAAATAATGGTTAAGAAAGTTATTGTATATTCTACAAAGACACGTCTTTATTGGGAATGGATAAAAGTTCTATGTATAGGTTATTGATAGAGAAATTATTTTTTACAAATGTATTTGCAAAACAGATAATTGTTGCTTGTGGAGAAGGTGCAAAATCAAATATTTCTGCCTTTGAATATCTTAAATACTTATGAAAAAGACGATAGCAATTATTGAAGATGAAAAAGATATACTTCAACTTCTAAAACATAACCTTGAGAAAATAGGTTTTAATATTAAAGGTTTTGAAAATGGAAATGATTTTCTGAATTATTTGAAATTAGATAGACCAGATTTGATTATACTTGATTTAATGCTACCTGATATGGATGGACTTGAAATATGTAAATATTTAAAAAGAGAAAGAAAATATTTAGATATTCCATTGATAATTTTAACTGCAAAGGGAGAAGAAACGGATAAAGTTTTGGGTCTTGAACTTGGAGCAGATGATTATATTTCAAAGCCCTTTTCAATTAAAGAATTAATAGCAAGGGTTAAAGCAGTTTTAAGGAGATACCAAACAAAATCAGATATTATTGACATAGGAGGAATTGTAAGAGTTGATTTAAATAAATATGAGGTTTATGTTAAAGGAGAAAAAATAAATCTTACAACAACAGAATTTAACATTTTAAAAATTCTACTTAGTAAAAAAGGCTGGGTGTTTAGCAGAGAAAAAATCCTTGAAGAACTATGGCAGGGTGAAAAGGCAGTCATTGATAGAACAGTTGATGTTCATATAAAAAAATTAAGAGAAAAATTAAAAGAAGGGGGTAGGTTTATTGTGAATGTTAGGGGGATTGGTTATAAAATTGAAGAATGAAAAAATATCTTATTAAAAAATTTGTTAGGACTTCTATTTTGGTTTCTGGATCAGTTTTTATCCTATTTTATATAATTTTTATTCAAACCCTTCATAAAATAGTTTTTCTTAATGTTGAAGAAAATCTTAAAGAATTTGCCTTTAAAATTTATAATGATTTAGAAAAAAATTCAGAGAATAAGAAATTTATTGAAGATTTAAAGAAAATTGATAAATATACAGGAATTAGGATTACTTTGATAGATAAAGATGGAACTGTAATAATTGATACAAGGGAAAATCCAAAATTTATGGAAAATCACAAAGATAGACCTGAAATAATATCTGCAATAGAAAAGGGAGAAGGAAAATCTATAAGATTAAGTCCTACTTTAAATGAGTATATGTTTTATTATGCAGTTTTTGTAAAAGAGAAAGAAGTTGTTTTGAGAGTAAGTAAAAA
Proteins encoded in this region:
- a CDS encoding response regulator transcription factor, whose amino-acid sequence is MKKTIAIIEDEKDILQLLKHNLEKIGFNIKGFENGNDFLNYLKLDRPDLIILDLMLPDMDGLEICKYLKRERKYLDIPLIILTAKGEETDKVLGLELGADDYISKPFSIKELIARVKAVLRRYQTKSDIIDIGGIVRVDLNKYEVYVKGEKINLTTTEFNILKILLSKKGWVFSREKILEELWQGEKAVIDRTVDVHIKKLREKLKEGGRFIVNVRGIGYKIEE